A section of the Phoenix dactylifera cultivar Barhee BC4 unplaced genomic scaffold, palm_55x_up_171113_PBpolish2nd_filt_p 000711F, whole genome shotgun sequence genome encodes:
- the LOC103697861 gene encoding LOW QUALITY PROTEIN: histone H1-like (The sequence of the model RefSeq protein was modified relative to this genomic sequence to represent the inferred CDS: inserted 2 bases in 1 codon), whose amino-acid sequence MAAEETSAAAVEETVKDSAPAEPAGENPPAKTASRTKKTKEPKAKKPSAPRKPRAPPAHPPYVEMIGEAITSLKERTGSSQYAITKFIEDKHKAHLPSNFRKLLLFQLKKLTASGKLTKIKNSYKLPPARPRAPAKPVSAPPSAXKPKPKPKPKPAAAAKPKPKPKPKTKPKPAASAKPKPKPKTKPATAVKPKPKSPAAAKPKAPVAKPKPKPAAKVTKPKAKARPAKAAKTSTKDTPGKKSAVPAKPAASQKKTAAPAKSAASQRKAAAAKAAPKKAKAGKTAAKPPAKKGPARKAKK is encoded by the exons ATGGCGGCGGAGGAGACCTCAGCGGCGGCGGTGGAGGAGACAGTGAAGGATTCCGCCCCGGCGGAGCCCGCGGGGGAGAACCCGCCGGCCAAGACTGCGTCCAGGACGAAGAAAACGAAGGAGCCCAAGGCCAAGAAGCCCTCCGCTCCCAGGAAGCCCCGAGCTCCTCCTGCTCATCCCCCTTACGTGGAG ATGATCGGAGAGGCGATTACATCGCTGAAGGAGAGGACGGGGTCGAGCCAGTATGCGATCACCAAGTTTATTGAAGACAAGCACAAGGCTCACCTCCCTTCCAACTTCCGCAAGCTCCTCCTCTTCCAGCTCAAGAAGCTCACCGCCAGCGGCAAGCTCACCAAGATCAAGAACTCCTACAAGCTTCCCCCCGCCCGCCCCCGTGCTCCAGCCAAGCCTGTCTCCGCCCCCCCTTCCGC CAAGCCCAAGCCGAAGCCGAAGCCAAAGCCTGCCGCGGCCGCCAAGCCGAAGCCGAAGCCGAAGCCGAAGACCAAGCCCAAGCCTGCCGCGTCCGCGAAGCCGAAGCCGAAGCCGAAGACCAAGCCGGCGACGGCCGTGAAGCCGAAGCCCAAGTCCCCGGCCGCGGCCAAGCCCAAGGCTCCCGTTGCGAAGCCGAAACCGAAGCCTGCGGCGAAGGTAACCAAGCCGAAGGCGAAGGCGCGGCCGGCGAAGGCGGCCAAGACCTCCACCAAGGACACGCCAGGGAAGAAGTCCGCCGTGCCAGCGAAGCCCGCCGCCTCCCAGAAGAAGACCGCCGCGCCGGCGAAGTCCGCCGCCTCCCAGAGGAAGGCTGCCGCGGCCAAGGCGGCGCCGAAGAAGGCGAAGGCCGGGAAGACCGCGGCTAAGCCTCCGGCGAAGAAGGGCCCTGCTAGGAAGGCCAAAAAGTAG